GGCTGGACCGACCGCGCACTCCTGACGAGCGGCTGGTACCCGCCCGGCCACCGCGACCCGGAGCGCCGCCTGCGCCACTACGCGACCCGCTTCCCCGTCGTCGAGGCCGACTCCCCGTACTACGCCCTCCCCGCGCCCCGCACCACCCGCCTCTGGGCGGAGCGCACCCCACCCGGCTTCCGCTTCGACGTCAAGGCCTTCTCCCTCCTCACCGGCCACCCCACCCGCCCCGCCGCCCTGCCCCGGGACTTACGCGACCGCCCCCGCGACGAGGGCCTCCTTCACGAGGTCTGGAGCCGCTACGCCGAGGCCATCGCCCCCCTGCGCGACTCCGGCCGCCTGGGCACCCTCCTTTTCCAGTACCCGCCGGCCCTGACCCCCGGCCCGGACGCCGAGGCCTTCATCCGCGCCGCCAGGGAACGCGCCCGGGACTGGCCCTTCGCCGTGGAGTTCCGCAACGCCGCCTGGTGGCACAGCGACCGTACGACCGCCTTCCTCAGGGACCTGGACGCCACAGCCGTGGCCGTCGACGCGCCCGGCCTCCCCCCGACGGCCCCCGTCACCACACCCCGCCTGGCCCTGATCCGCTTCCACGGCCGCAGCCCGCACTGGGGCACGGGCAGCAAGGAGGACCGCTTCCGGCACACCTACACCACCGCCGAACTCACCGAGTGGCTGCCACGCATCCGATCCCTGTCGGCAGCGGCCGAGGAGGTCCACGCCCTCTTCAACAACTGCTGCGGCGACGCGGCGCCGAAGGCGGCGCACGCCCTGCAGACCCTGCTGACCACGACGGTGCCGCGGCCGCGCACGGCGGGAAGGGGACGTGCCGGGTGGTGTCCGCCCGCAGCGGCCGGCGAAGACGCGGCTCACCCACCCGGAAGACAGGGCGCCGGACCGAGGACGGACACCACCCGGCGCGGCACCGACTGAGACAAGACCTCCGGCGCAACCCGAGCCACGACAAGCCCGCAGGGGCCGCCGCAGGCATCGCCCCACGGCCCCACGCATCCGCACCTGACGACGCGCCGCGAGTGCCCGCGCACCCGTGCGGCTCCGCGCATCCGCACCTGACGAGGCACCGCGAGTGCCCGCGCACCCGCAACCGACGACGCGCCGCGAGCGCCCACGCACCCGCACCGCCCCGGGCCCCGCCGCCCCCATCCCACGTCGCCCCCACCCCCGCCACCCCAAGCCCCCCGGCCCCCCTCCAGCTAGGCTCTGGCCAGGAAGACCGCATCGAGGGGAGGCCACGGACATGACGCCGGGGCGCAGAAGCAGCACCTTCACCCGCCTGCTCCGACACGGCTTCACCGACCCCTCCGCCGCCGAGCGCCTCCTCGACGGCCCGGAACTCACCCCCGTCCGCAACGACCCCGTCCTCCTGGAAGCCCTCGGCGCCACCGCCGACCCCGACCTCGCCCTGCACGGCCTGGTCCGCCTCCTGGAGGCCCAGCCGACCCCCACCGCCCACCGCGAACTGCTGGACACCCTCATCGCGGCCAAGCCCCTGCGCGACCGCCTCCTCGGCGTCCTCGGCGCCTCCGCCGCCCTCGCCGACCACCTGGCCCGCCACCCGGCCGACTGGCAGGCCCTGGTCACCTACGAGCCGAGTGACCTCCACCCCGGCGTCGAGGAGTTCGAACGCGGCCTGGCCGAGGCCACCGACCCCGTCACCCTCCGCGTCGCCTACCGCCGCTGCCTGCTGTCCATCGCCGCACGTGACGTCTGCGGCACCACGGACGTCGCCGAGACGGCCGCCGAACTCGCCGACCTCGCCACCGCCACCCTGCGCGCGGCCCTGGCGCTGGCGGGGCAGAACGCGCCCGAGGACGCCGCCGCCTGCCGCCTCGCGGTGATCGCGATGGGCAAGTGCGGCGGCCACGAGCTGAACTACGTCTCCGACGTGGACGTGATCTTCGTGGCGGAGGCCACCGAGCGGAGCACCGAGACCCAGGCCCTCAAGGCCGCCACCCGCCTCGCCTCCCACCTCATGCGGATCTGCTCGGAGACGACCGTCGAGGGCTCCATCTGGCCGGTGGACGCCAACCTGCGCCCCGAGGGCCGCAACGGCCCCCTGGTCCGCACCCTCTCCTCCCACCTCGCCTACTACCAACGCTGGGCGAAGACCTGGGAGTTCCAGGCCCTCCTCAAGGCCCGCCCGGTCGCGGGGGACGCCGAACTCGGCCAGGCCTACGTGGACGCGCTCGAGCCCCTGGTGTGGAAGGCGGCCGAGCGCGAGAACTTCGTCG
This genomic interval from Streptomyces sp. NBC_00557 contains the following:
- a CDS encoding DUF72 domain-containing protein, producing the protein MTARILVGTCGWTDRALLTSGWYPPGHRDPERRLRHYATRFPVVEADSPYYALPAPRTTRLWAERTPPGFRFDVKAFSLLTGHPTRPAALPRDLRDRPRDEGLLHEVWSRYAEAIAPLRDSGRLGTLLFQYPPALTPGPDAEAFIRAARERARDWPFAVEFRNAAWWHSDRTTAFLRDLDATAVAVDAPGLPPTAPVTTPRLALIRFHGRSPHWGTGSKEDRFRHTYTTAELTEWLPRIRSLSAAAEEVHALFNNCCGDAAPKAAHALQTLLTTTVPRPRTAGRGRAGWCPPAAAGEDAAHPPGRQGAGPRTDTTRRGTD